The following coding sequences lie in one Stigmatopora nigra isolate UIUO_SnigA chromosome 4, RoL_Snig_1.1, whole genome shotgun sequence genomic window:
- the LOC144195272 gene encoding uncharacterized protein LOC144195272 produces MGVDTDQGASVKEPETRDMVLQDREDGSTPRRRVSMPDAACKVLAKDGGMDMMFMVGGWTKDDHSCLVEQFCPEFNEWKSAARLLKQRGQVAVGAVDGEMYALGGEDGVQCCSSVERYDPDTDSWSADVAPLSSPRSGVCVATMDGYLYAIGGHDGIAAINTVERYDPKMNAWTKLAPMLTRRARAAAAVLGDHLYVMGGNDGVRAVNSVEKYNPEDGSWSMCGHMSTPRENAGCAVYLGHVYVAGGRDDLGLSLCSAERLDPDAVRWMPVKCMRSKRDHVSLVVFNGTLLAAGGTDGVSDLKTIELYNSESNTWRHFGSMKSKHPGGRVAVLR; encoded by the exons ATGGGAGTGGACACTGATCAAGG GGCTTCCGTCAAGGAACCGGAGACTCGTGACATGGTGCTCCAGGACAGGGAAGACGGCTCGACGCCTCGGCGCCGTGTTTCGATGCCGGACGCCGCTTGCAAAGTCCTCGCCAAAGATGGCGGCATGGACATGATGTTTATGG TGGGTGGATGGACCAAGGACGACCATTCCTGCCTGGTGGAGCAATTCTGTCCCGAATTTAACGAGTGGAAGTCAGCGGCGCGTCTGCTCAAGCAGCGCGGACAGGTCGCCGTGGGCGCCGTAGATGGCGAGATGTACGCGCTGGGCGGGGAAGACGGCGTTCAGTGTTGCAGCAGCGTAGAGAG GTACGACCCAGACACAGACAGCTGGAGTGCGGATGTAGCACCCTTGAGCAGCCCCCGCAGTGGAGTGTGCGTGGCGACCATGGACGGATACTTGTACGCCATTGGAGGACACGACGGTATTGCGGCCATAAATACTGTGGAGAG GTACGATCCAAAGATGAATGCATGGACCAAGCTGGCGCCCATGTTGACTAGACGTGCCCGAGCCGCGGCCGCAGTACTGGGGGACCACCTGTATGTCATGGGGGGCAACGACGGGGTCCGCGCCGTCAACTCAG TGGAGAAGTACAACCCCGAAGACGGCAGCTGGTCCATGTGCGGGCACATGTCCACTCCCAGGGAGAACGCGGGCTGCGCCGTCTACTTGGGTCACGTCTACGTGGCCGGGGGCAGAGACGACCTGGGTTTGAGTCTCTGCTCGGCGGAGCGCCTGGACCCGGACGCCGTCCGTTGGATGCCTGTCAAATGCATGAGAAGCAAACGGGATCAC GTGTCTCTGGTGGTGTTCAACGGCACCCTACTGGCCGCGGGGGGCACGGATGGCGTTTCCGATTTGAAAACCATCGAGCTTTACAATAGCGAGAGCAACACGTGGAG ACACTTTGGAAGTATGAAGAGCAAGCATCCAGGGGGGCGAGTGGCTGTTCTTCGCTAG